From a region of the Basfia succiniciproducens genome:
- the proA gene encoding glutamate-5-semialdehyde dehydrogenase: MTDLIQMGKRAKQAAFALSQLSQQEKNHALALIAERLEAQQERILAENAKDIQAARENGLSESIIDRLLLTKERLTGIADDVRHVISLADPVGKIIDGGVLDSGLKLERIRTPLGVIGTIYEARPNVTIDVASLCLKTGNAVILRGGKETQHSNKILVEVVQNALQQAGLPEMAVQAITDPDRALVMELLHLDKYVDMIIPRGGAGLQALCRDNSSIPVIVGGIGVCHIFVEQSADQDRSLAVIENAKTQRPSTCNTVETLLVQESIAEEFLPKLARRLKTKEVKFHADSTALSILQGVSADVKPVTEQQLRNEWLTYDLNVVIVKGIEEAVEHIREYGSEHSESILTESQKLANQFVAQVDAAAVYVNASTRFTDGGQFGLGAEVAVSTQKLHARGPMGLEALTTYKWVCVGDYTSRA, encoded by the coding sequence ATGACAGATTTAATTCAAATGGGAAAGCGGGCTAAACAAGCGGCTTTTGCGCTTTCTCAACTTTCCCAACAAGAGAAAAACCACGCTTTGGCATTAATCGCTGAACGGTTGGAAGCTCAACAGGAACGCATTTTAGCGGAAAACGCCAAGGATATTCAGGCGGCCCGGGAAAACGGTTTATCCGAATCCATTATTGATCGTCTGCTGTTAACAAAAGAGCGTTTGACCGGCATTGCCGATGATGTCCGCCATGTGATTTCCTTAGCGGATCCGGTCGGTAAAATTATTGACGGCGGCGTGTTGGACAGCGGTTTGAAGTTAGAACGAATCCGTACTCCGCTGGGTGTTATCGGCACGATTTATGAAGCCCGTCCGAATGTGACTATTGATGTGGCGAGTCTCTGCCTGAAAACCGGTAATGCGGTGATCCTGCGCGGCGGAAAGGAAACGCAGCATTCCAATAAAATTTTAGTGGAAGTGGTACAAAATGCCTTGCAACAGGCAGGGCTACCAGAAATGGCGGTACAGGCGATTACCGATCCTGATCGCGCACTGGTTATGGAATTGCTGCATTTAGATAAATATGTGGACATGATTATTCCCCGCGGCGGTGCCGGATTACAGGCGCTTTGCCGGGATAACTCCAGCATTCCGGTGATTGTCGGCGGCATCGGTGTTTGTCATATTTTTGTGGAACAAAGTGCGGATCAAGACCGATCGCTGGCGGTGATTGAAAACGCGAAAACGCAACGCCCAAGTACTTGTAATACGGTTGAAACCTTATTGGTGCAAGAAAGTATCGCCGAAGAATTTTTGCCGAAACTTGCCCGCCGATTGAAAACAAAAGAGGTAAAATTTCATGCGGATTCTACCGCACTTTCTATTTTGCAAGGCGTAAGTGCCGATGTTAAGCCGGTAACCGAGCAACAGTTACGTAACGAATGGCTGACTTATGATTTGAACGTGGTTATCGTAAAAGGCATTGAGGAAGCGGTTGAACATATTCGGGAATACGGCAGCGAGCATTCGGAGAGTATTTTAACGGAGTCGCAAAAACTCGCTAATCAGTTTGTAGCGCAAGTGGATGCAGCGGCGGTTTATGTGAATGCCAGCACCAGATTTACCGACGGCGGTCAGTTCGGACTTGGCGCCGAAGTCGCCGTGAGTACGCAAAAATTGCATGCGAGAGGCCCGATGGGGTTGGAAGCATTAACTACTTATAAATGGGTTTGCGTGGGGGATTACACTTCAAGAGCCTAA